A genome region from Brassica oleracea var. oleracea cultivar TO1000 chromosome C2, BOL, whole genome shotgun sequence includes the following:
- the LOC106324734 gene encoding ATP-dependent zinc metalloprotease FtsH-like produces MLFSKDLPSPTSIFTAYASMAGYMMMIRSMAHELIPAPIQEFIYSTLRSLFFRSSSTTLTLTIDDDNMGMDNEIYLDAQTYLSTKISPDAVRLRISKGHKDKHVTLHLSNGEIVVDVFQDVELTWRFVTDGGDKTNGGGDDDGKSEYFELSFDKKHRDLVINSYVPYIEGKAKDINDERRILMLHSLNCLRWESVILEHPSTFETMAMEDELKREVIDDLDRFIRRKEFYKRVGKAWKRGYLLYGPPGTGKSSLVAAMANYLRFDVYDLQLASVMRDADLRRLLLATRNRSILVIEDIDCAVDLPNRLEKQPVDGKNRGESQGPLTLSGLLNFIDGLWSSCGDERIIIFTTNHKDRLDPALLRPGRMDMHIYMGHCSFQGFKTLTSNYLGLNDTTMPHRLYPEIERLMNGDVITPAQVAEELMKSEDVDVALEGLVNVLEKMRFKAGESRPGMKKNESRLEMEEMKLRRDSEGSAKKNSKRIKKLFLFWT; encoded by the exons ATGTTGTTCTCTAAAGATCTTCCTTCACCCACCTCAATTTTCACAGCCTACGCATCAATGGCTGGTTACATGATGATGATACGCTCAATGGCCCACGAGCTCATCCCAGCTCCAATCCAAGAGTTCATCTACTCCACTCTCCGGTCTCTCTTCTTCCGTTCTTCTTCCACGACTCTGACTCTAACCATCGACGACGACAACATGGGCATGGACAACGAGATCTACCTGGACGCTCAGACCTACCTCTCCACCAAGATCAGTCCAGACGCGGTCAGGCTCAGAATCAGCAAAGGCCACAAGGACAAACACGTCACTCTCCACCTCAGCAACGGAGAAATCGTCGTCGACGTGTTCCAAGACGTGGAGCTCACGTGGAGGTTTGTTACCGACGGTGGAGACAAGACGAACGGCGGTGGAGACGACGATGGTAAGAGCGAGTACTTCGAGCTGAGTTTCGACAAGAAGCACAGAGACTTGGTAATAAACTCTTACGTTCCTTACATCGAGGGCAAAGCTAAAGACATCAACGACGAGAGGAGGATCTTGATGCTGCATTCTCTCAACTGCCTCCGATGGGAATCGGTTATCCTCGAGCATCCTTCCACCTTTGAGACGATGGCGATGGAAGATGAGCTCAAGCGTGAAGTCATCGACGATCTTGATCGGTTCATTAGGAGGAAAGAGTTTTACAAGAGAGTAGGGAAAGCTTGGAAGAGGGGTTACTTGCTGTACGGACCACCGGGGACCGGGAAGTCTAGTTTGGTTGCGGCCATGGCTAATTACCTCAGGTTTGATGTCTATGATCTTCAGCTGGCTAGTGTGATGCGTGACGCTGACCTAAGGAGGCTTTTGCTTGCGACACGTAACCGGTCGATTCTTGTCATAGAAGATATCGACTGTGCAGTGGACTTGCCCAATAGGTTGGAGAAACAGCCTGTTGATGGCAAGAACCGTGGCGAGTCTCAG GGACCATTGACGTTATCGGGGCTGCTGAATTTCATAGACGGATTATGGTCAAGCTGTGGAGACGAGCGGATTATAATATTCACGACGAACCATAAAGATAGGCTTGACCCGGCATTGCTACGTCCTGGTCGTATGGACATGCACATTTACATGGGACATTGCTCTTTTCAAGGATTCAAGACTTTAACCTCTAATTATTTAGGCTTGAACGACACCACAATGCCACACCGTCTTTATCCTGAGATCGAGAGACTGATGAACGGGGACGTAATTACCCCGGCACAAGTCGCAGAGGAGCTGATGAAAAGCGAGGATGTTGACGTGGCGCTTGAGGGTTTGGTGAATGTGTTAGAGAAGATGAGGTTTAAAGCTGGTGAATCGCGTCCAGGGATGAAGAAGAACGAGAGTAGATTGGAGATGGAGGAGATGAAATTAAGGCGTGATTCGGAGGGTTCTGCGAAGAAGAACAGCAAGAGGATTAAGAAACTTTTTCTGTTTTGGACTTAA